The following DNA comes from Pseudomonas sp. Tri1.
AAAACCCTGGTGGAGTCCATCGAAAACGCCCAAGGTCTCAATGCACTGGCCATGGTCGATGAACTGATCAAGCTACCCTCGCTGATAACGATGCTCGATCAGGTATTGAATGAGGTGGTGTCGAATTTTGATCATAAGCAGGCCCGCGTTACGCTGAGTAAAGGGGGGGACTTGGGGAGCCAACTGACCCGCAGCCTGTCCCTGAGCGACGCACTCCTGGTGTACTTCCACAACCAGGGCCGCCCCTGCGGGCACGACGTCGACTTCATCCACCCACAGATAACGGCATCACCACAGAACACGCGCCAGTGGGAAAGCCTGCTCAGGGTCACCGCCAGGCACCTGATTCCCAGACTCACCCATTGCATCGACGCTTATTGGGACGCCATAGGCCCTTTCTACGTATCACGTCGCAACTTTCTGTCTCAAGTCCTCAGCGACGCCCTACGGGCAACGATCCTGATCCAGCGCGAGAAGCAGCAGCTTACGCACGCGCAAAGCGAGGAGCTGCTCCGCCTCTACAGGCCATCTCGCCAGGACGAGACGCTGCTGTTTATCGAGACGATTCGTCTCTGGGAATATGAGCCCCTCTACGTGGAGCCTTCGGGTGCCTTGATGATGAGTGGCAAAGGCCACTACCTCTACACCCCCAACCACGGCCTGCAGAAAGTGGACAACTATCTGGGCTTCAAGGATGCGCTGCTCAATACCCCAACCAGCGTTGCGGGAAAGGAAGACCTCTATAGCCTGCTGAGCCTGGAAGAACGCAACCGCTTTCTGCGCCTTGATGCACCGCAGTTGTCGGGCAGGTCGCTGGCCTTGCCGGCATTCGATTCGCTGGCGGATGTAATCATCGGCAAACAGACGAGCAACCTTCGTTACGCACTGGAGATGTCCCGCCAAGGCGACGTGGACATCCACGCCCTCGTCGATAAAGCGCTGGACATACGTTCCTTGATCAACAAAAGCCTGCTCAAGCGCAAGACCGATGGGCATTGGGGCACGCAACCGGCCTTTTACGGAGACCTGCGACCGTCCAACTTCATGGCCGATCAACTGGAAAGAAAGGTCAATACCTATGCCAGTGTCGAAGAGGCTTTCAACACCCTGTTCACCCAGTTACCGCTCTCCGACAAGACTTGGCTGCGCAGTGAATTGAAAGACCTGCTTCCCAAACTGGCCAACGTTTTTTCCCTGGGGATACGTGAAGAGGCCCTGCTGCGAGAGCTCAACGGAACACTGCCACCTGCCGCACACGACCTCATCAAGGCCGTCTTTGCCTACGATTCCGAATTCCCGGACCGCAAGCAACGCATCGGGGTCAAAGGCTTTCGGCCAGATGTCTATTCTTTGCGGCTCGCGTACACCGCCGAAGGCGAATCGGCCTCAGTCGCCCTCGCCAACTGTTTTTTCTTGACCGAGCGCGGAGGGCTGGATACGCCTTACTCGGGCATGGGCATCCTTTGGACGCCCGCCGATGGCTTGCAGGTTTATGCGTCTGTCGAGCTGGCCACGAAGCAACTGAACCAACAACTGCTCGATTCCCGACGGCGCTTTGCGCTGCTGGAAAACCTCACACTGGCCCAACGCAAACCCCACAGGCGCTATCGACTCGAGGCACTTGAGCTGATCGAAGACAATGTGCTGCTCAATCGGATGACGTCGTTCATCGAGTACTTCGAGGCCGAGCACCGTTATGTGAGCACCTTGAAAAGTGGCGATTGGCAACTGAGCGGGCCTGCCTTGGTAAAGAGCCTTGGGGCACTACTGAAAAAAGGCGCTCCCAGCAATCTCACGCGCGCCGCACGTATCGCCCAGGCCAACCGATGGCAACAGAAACTGCCCGCCTGGCTCGGCACCGCCGCTGTTGAAGGCCAACGCCTGCATATCGATCTGCTGGAGCAATATCGGAGCAGCCTGGGCGATGGCAGCGATTACCTGGACGGGATCGAGCCCTTGCACACCTACGTCAGTAAAAAGCTGAAAGCACTCCTGGACGCGCGCTTCGCCGAAAAAGACCTTGACCCCGCCGCCATCCAGATCACGCCGAACCTCGCACTGGCGGGGCCTGCCAGCACGTTGAACGATTTTGCCCTGAGTCATATCAACGACACTCAAAGGACCGGCTTCAAGGTTTCCTCAACCTCCCGGCAGCAGTTGCCGGACGGCTTGAATGAGGCCGCGGTCAGGCAGATGTTACTGTCATTGGATATCCCCACCGCTTATAAGAAACACGTACAGGACAAGCTCTGCGGCAGCGCTGCCGACGTCCAGCAACGCAAGCAGCGGTTCCACCGACAAATACCCTGGCAACTGTTGCAGCACGCTCACGCACGGCAGCTACAGCAGCACCTTTCGCCCCCGGCGTTTGACTTGATCCGCCAAGTGCTGGACATGCCGGACGCCATTGCTCGCCAAGCAGTGCAAGGCGCCAGCGCGCTGATTCGTCAATTGGAGCTGATTAAAACCGAGGGGGCGGCAGCGATCAAAGCACTGGGTCTTTACCTGATCGGCTCGAGTGCCGATACGAAGGCGCCGCAGGTTCTGTACTCGCCCTACCATGCCGGCGATTGTTTTACGGAGTTCCAGGATGAAGCGGGCGTTGTGGCGGCATTCAATACACCCGGCACGCTTCAGGATTTGTTGATTCGCCGACTGCCCAAAAATCAGCAAGCCACCTTCAAGAACCTGTTCGCCTCGACGGCCGGGTATCCGTCGGAAATCACCCTGGGTTCGAATCCGATCAGGACCAACCTGCTCGATACACTGTTTGACGACAACACAACGTTGTTGTCGGACATGCTGACCACGCAAACAGACAAAAACCGTCAGTTCGACTGGGAAACGGCCCGGCATCTGTTCAGCACTGGTGTCAAGTTTGTGGGTAGACAGTTGCCGGGCAAACTGACGTTTATTGAAACGCTTTGGGAAAGCTATCAGGACTTCAAGTCCTCCGCCGAGTCGTTGCAACAGCATGATTGGAAAGCCGGCTTGCACGACTTCATCGCCGGCGCCGTCGAGATGGCCTCGCTGGGTTCACTGAATCCCGACGATACGTTCGGCCTGCTCGCCCCGGTCGGTCCTGGTTCGCAGAACAGCCCGGCGGCGACCCCGACCGCCTGGAAGGACATTGCCTCCACGGCCCCGGCGCGCACTAACCTGCAAGCCTTCGAAGCCACTGGTGTCAGCCTCCAAGGCCTCCAGAGAAGAGCACTCGACGGCACCTACACATCAATGGAATCCGGCAAGCGCTATGTCCACCTTGCTGGAAAAGTCTTCCAGGTCGCGACAGTCAATCAGCTCTGGCGCGTTGTCCATGAACATGGAGAGGGGCCGATACTGCAAAGAACGCCGGGCAGCCAGGAATGGACGATTGATCCGCAGCGCCAGACCATTCGTTACGGCAAAGTGATGTCGACACTGGCCTATTCATACAGTGACTACAAGGCTTCGGGATCACTGAATATCGAAGCCCGGGGCATGGCTGAAATACGCAGGAAATATCCCCATTATGCAAACGCGATTGTGCAGGCCCTGGAGACGGCGAGGCATTACTCGTTCAATGCCCTGCACAACCTCGATCAAGTCAAGCGACGGGTCCCTTCCGGCTCTCGGTTGGATACTTTTCTAAAGAACTTTTTCAGTATCAGCACCGTCGATACCCATTTGATCAAAAAAGTACACGCGGCCGTTTCACCGATATGCCAAGCGTTGGCTGATCCGTCCTGGGAGGCACAGAACGCGCACCGCATCGTTATCGGTGACCTTAAGGATGCAAACGATACGGCGACCGCATTTGTACTTGAACCTGATGTAGCCGGAAGAATCTATCTCACGCAGTTTTTCTTCGATGTGGGGTTGGATCGGTACAAGGACTTCGTCCCAGCGTTCTTCAACGTCGATGCTCATGCCCAATGCGCGACCCTTATCCACGAAATATCCCACCAGCTTTTCGACACTTACGACATCGTCTACATGGACGCCGCGCTGCCATTCCTGGACCTGATTTCCACGGTGACTCATTCCGGACAAGAGAAATATGACTATCAAAAAAAACAGCAATCCAGCGCGCTTTCGTTAACCACGCCTCGATCCAAGCTGTTCATGGGCTGGGACAGCAAAGCCAACGAACTCAAGAGCCTGGAGCTTCTCCCCGGGCTCAAGGACATCGCCAAGGAAATTCTGAAAGTGACCGGTTGCAAGACCATGAACGAGGCACGCGATGCCTTCCTGGACCCTGGGTCGCCGGACAAACGCATCGACGTCATCCTTCGAAATGCCGACTCCCTGACGCTGCTTATTTGTGAGTTGGGTCGCCAGTTGGACCCGCCATCGCCCACTTCGACGACGTCCCCTTGATAGCGACGCTTCGCCCAGGGCGCCCGACTGTTGATCTTTTTTTCACGGCGCCTATGGGATGCTAGAGCCTCGGAACACCGGTGTCAGAGCCTTTGACCGGGAAAAACAGGCTCATTTGATATGCAAACGCCATGATGGTTGTTCTCGGCAGCTCCTGCCGAAGGTTAGAATGCGGCAAACCAGGAAGCGTCAATGACCGAACACACACTCTCGGAAGCCGAATACGATGCCATTACCGATGCGGCCGCGCATTGGTGCATGCGGTTGCATGCTGCTGACTGCACGCAAGCCGAACGGCTAGCGTTCAAACAATGGCACGATGCCGATCCCCTGCACGCCTTCGAATATGAAGCCATGCTGGAAATCTGGGCTGTTGCCGATCATCTGCCCCGGGTCGAATCAACGGCGGCGCCCGTTCCAGCGTCCCGCCCTCGTGCGCGGCCACGATGGAGCCGGTTGGCTGTTGCTGCGACGGTGCTCGCACTAGGCTTGCCCCTCGCCGCTTTCACTGGCTGGAACCTGGGCTGGTTGCCGAATTCGTACCAGCGCTTCGAGGCGGGCGCAAGCGTACGCCACATCACCCTGGGCGACGGTAGCCAGGTAGAGCTCAACCTGGGCAGTGAGCTGGTCTATGCCAACTACAAGCATGAGCGCCGGGTTACGCTGAAAAAGGGCGAGGCGTTTTTCGACGTCAGCCATGACACCCGACATCCATTCATCGTTCGCGCGGCTCAGGGCCAAGTGCGTGTGACCGGCACGCGCTTCAATGTCTGGATGTATCAGGATCAAGTGCGGGTCACGCTGGTAGAGGGCTCGGTGTGGGTGACCAGCAACCAGGCGCTCGCCAATAACGGCACCCAGCTTTCGCCGGGCATGCAGGCAAGCTACAAGGCTGGCGACTACCAAGCGCAGGTGCGTGAGATTGGTCCCGATGACAGTTCACTGGCGTGGCGCAACGGTAAGCTGGTGCTCGATGACCTCGCCCTCAGCGACGCGCTGCCACTGATCAACCGCTACCTCGAGCATCCGGTCATGTTGGCCGACAATAGCACCGGCGCCCTGCGTGTCGGCGGTATCTACAACCTCAACGAAGTGCAGAACCTTGTGCCTTCGCTGCCTAAAGTCCTGCCGGTCTACCTGACGCGAAACAAGGACGGCAACCCGGTCCTCAATTCCATCGGCCAACGGCCCGCCACAAACTGAAAAAGCCGCGACCCGATCGGGTCGCGGCTTTTGGGCCTTCTAGTCCTGCGATCTTTCGGGACCCGACAACAACACCTATTGCGTAGCCACCCTGCCCGCCTCATCCCGTTCACGGATAATCAGCGCCTGATAATGCGGATCAGCCTTGATCTGCTGTTCGGTGAAGGGCAGCACACTCCATTGTTTCTTCGAAAAGGCCTGGGTCTGGTCCGCCGAGTAAGGCGAAGCGGGGTCGCTGGAGATGGAAAATGCCAACAAGCCCTGAGCCTGGGGGCCTTTGTCGTCAAAGGTCACCACTTGCAGATAACTGGTACCACTGACCACTTCTCGCTTACCGTTCGCCGTTGGCACGCTCTGGATCGCGTTATAGATCCCCAACTCACCGGGGCCGCCATGGATCGGCGTTTGCAGGCCACCAGCACTGGCCACCTGAACGTCCTGCCAACGGCTGTCTTTCGTCAACCCGGCAGCCTTCACCGCCGCCACGGAGGCCAGCATGGCTTCGCGCACGGCCTGGCGCACGGCTGGCCGCTCGATTGCCAGGCCGCGCGGGGTATGTTGCGGGTCCTTTGGATCGAACGCGACGCGCCACGAACCAGGCTCAGCCTGCAAGTGTTGCATGATGACCTGGAAATGCATGAACCCCAGCCCACTGTTCAAACCGGCAGTGCGATCCCAGGCCTTGAGGCGGGTACAGGCTTGGACCAATGCCGAGGCATCGGGTCCCAGGTCACTGGCGCAAAAGCCGAGCAGGTCCGGCATCACTTGGTCCGCCAGGTACACCTGATCGTCCATGACCATGCGCTGCAAATCCTCCACCTTCACCGGCCCGCCCTTGGCCAGTTTGCCCAGTCGGTCCAGGGCAAAACGCGCCCGCAGGCCCAACGGCTGGCCCTGCTGGCTGATCAACGGCGAATAACCGGCCAAAGGTTGCGAGGGATTGACCATCCAGGCCGAATCGTTGGAGTTCTGCACATAATCGCGGCGCAACAGCTGCGGCAGCTTGTCGGCTGCGTAGATGCCTTTTTGCCTGGCTTTGGCATCGATGTCCCAGGCGCATTCACTGCGCGAGCCATCGAGTACGATCAGTTGCAGACCGGCCCGGGGATCGCTGCAGCGGGCCAGCTTGTCGGCGCTGACATTCGGCACCACCGAGACGTTCATGTAGAGGCTTTGGCCCTGATCATCCACCGCCAGGGTATTGACCCAGGGAATGCCCTGGAGCTCATGGACCGCATTCTGCAGATCCTTGAGGGTGACGGCTTTGTTCATGGCGTACCACTGGGCCAGCACCCGATCGTTTTCCAGGTTGGCGTCCCGCAGGCTGTAGGCGAACCGATTATCCCAATCCAGCCGGCCGGGCCATTGCACGATCGGGCCGAACTGCGAGCCATAGACCACTCGGGAAATCGTCTGCACTTGGCCGTCAGGTTGCTTGATGTCGACCGCGACCGTCTGTTGGCTCATCGGCACAGACTTGCCATCGAGCAGATAGCGGGTCGGGTCTTTCGGATCGAGCTGCAGCCGATACAGGGTGAAATGCTTGGAGCTGTCGACGGTGTGGGTCCAGGCCAGGTGCTGACTGAAACCGATGTTGATCAGCGGCAGGCCTGGCAGGGCCGCGCCCATGACGTCCAGTTTGCCGGGAATGGTCAGGTGCATCTGATAAAACCGCATGCCACCCACCCATGGAAAATGCGGATTGGCCAGCAACATCCCGCGCCCGTTGAACGAACGTTCACTGCCGATGGCCAGCGCATTGCTGCCGCGTTCCAGGGCAAAACGCTGCTGACGGGTTGCCGCTGCGGCAAAACTCGCAGCCGGCCCCGCAGTGACGGCCGTCGCCTGGGGCGGTTGCGCGCCGGCCAGGGCTTCGGCGAACTGGCCGACCCCGCCTTCCACCAGCAGACGACGAGTCAACTTGACCAGGTCCAACGCCGTGATGGGGCGCACCCACTCGCTCGCGCATTGCTCGGGCAGGCCTTTGGCCTTGCGCTCGACCAGGGCGCGGTTGTAGCCCGCCACATAGCCTTCAATCAATTGCTGCACTTCAGGCGTCTGGGTTTGCCAGAAACCGGACACCGCTTGCGGCGTGTTCAGCCAACTGAAAAACACATCGCTGACGCGGTTCTCCCGCTGCTCGACCGTAAG
Coding sequences within:
- a CDS encoding DUF6543 domain-containing protein is translated as MTTQTPTLLFPEVLAAKRLEQLTNPHGLTQADLDWLHHTALPNHTLRAAQTPPMRAETLLLESEGNAPIPLAGCFTLSTLTRADAPDIKPAFLYTHFGGIKKFDSLAALEKKIDEMLEDPAQRDDLFCLLAISQRNELKGTTSVKKTRQTISGEVFKTLVESIENAQGLNALAMVDELIKLPSLITMLDQVLNEVVSNFDHKQARVTLSKGGDLGSQLTRSLSLSDALLVYFHNQGRPCGHDVDFIHPQITASPQNTRQWESLLRVTARHLIPRLTHCIDAYWDAIGPFYVSRRNFLSQVLSDALRATILIQREKQQLTHAQSEELLRLYRPSRQDETLLFIETIRLWEYEPLYVEPSGALMMSGKGHYLYTPNHGLQKVDNYLGFKDALLNTPTSVAGKEDLYSLLSLEERNRFLRLDAPQLSGRSLALPAFDSLADVIIGKQTSNLRYALEMSRQGDVDIHALVDKALDIRSLINKSLLKRKTDGHWGTQPAFYGDLRPSNFMADQLERKVNTYASVEEAFNTLFTQLPLSDKTWLRSELKDLLPKLANVFSLGIREEALLRELNGTLPPAAHDLIKAVFAYDSEFPDRKQRIGVKGFRPDVYSLRLAYTAEGESASVALANCFFLTERGGLDTPYSGMGILWTPADGLQVYASVELATKQLNQQLLDSRRRFALLENLTLAQRKPHRRYRLEALELIEDNVLLNRMTSFIEYFEAEHRYVSTLKSGDWQLSGPALVKSLGALLKKGAPSNLTRAARIAQANRWQQKLPAWLGTAAVEGQRLHIDLLEQYRSSLGDGSDYLDGIEPLHTYVSKKLKALLDARFAEKDLDPAAIQITPNLALAGPASTLNDFALSHINDTQRTGFKVSSTSRQQLPDGLNEAAVRQMLLSLDIPTAYKKHVQDKLCGSAADVQQRKQRFHRQIPWQLLQHAHARQLQQHLSPPAFDLIRQVLDMPDAIARQAVQGASALIRQLELIKTEGAAAIKALGLYLIGSSADTKAPQVLYSPYHAGDCFTEFQDEAGVVAAFNTPGTLQDLLIRRLPKNQQATFKNLFASTAGYPSEITLGSNPIRTNLLDTLFDDNTTLLSDMLTTQTDKNRQFDWETARHLFSTGVKFVGRQLPGKLTFIETLWESYQDFKSSAESLQQHDWKAGLHDFIAGAVEMASLGSLNPDDTFGLLAPVGPGSQNSPAATPTAWKDIASTAPARTNLQAFEATGVSLQGLQRRALDGTYTSMESGKRYVHLAGKVFQVATVNQLWRVVHEHGEGPILQRTPGSQEWTIDPQRQTIRYGKVMSTLAYSYSDYKASGSLNIEARGMAEIRRKYPHYANAIVQALETARHYSFNALHNLDQVKRRVPSGSRLDTFLKNFFSISTVDTHLIKKVHAAVSPICQALADPSWEAQNAHRIVIGDLKDANDTATAFVLEPDVAGRIYLTQFFFDVGLDRYKDFVPAFFNVDAHAQCATLIHEISHQLFDTYDIVYMDAALPFLDLISTVTHSGQEKYDYQKKQQSSALSLTTPRSKLFMGWDSKANELKSLELLPGLKDIAKEILKVTGCKTMNEARDAFLDPGSPDKRIDVILRNADSLTLLICELGRQLDPPSPTSTTSP
- a CDS encoding acylase translates to MSGQLSRRGLAGVFWAISLGLNPVASAQGDAGQASAEIARTRFGVPHIQAQNERGLGYGIGYAYAQDNLCLLANEIVTVNGQRSRYFGPEQLTVEQRENRVSDVFFSWLNTPQAVSGFWQTQTPEVQQLIEGYVAGYNRALVERKAKGLPEQCASEWVRPITALDLVKLTRRLLVEGGVGQFAEALAGAQPPQATAVTAGPAASFAAAATRQQRFALERGSNALAIGSERSFNGRGMLLANPHFPWVGGMRFYQMHLTIPGKLDVMGAALPGLPLINIGFSQHLAWTHTVDSSKHFTLYRLQLDPKDPTRYLLDGKSVPMSQQTVAVDIKQPDGQVQTISRVVYGSQFGPIVQWPGRLDWDNRFAYSLRDANLENDRVLAQWYAMNKAVTLKDLQNAVHELQGIPWVNTLAVDDQGQSLYMNVSVVPNVSADKLARCSDPRAGLQLIVLDGSRSECAWDIDAKARQKGIYAADKLPQLLRRDYVQNSNDSAWMVNPSQPLAGYSPLISQQGQPLGLRARFALDRLGKLAKGGPVKVEDLQRMVMDDQVYLADQVMPDLLGFCASDLGPDASALVQACTRLKAWDRTAGLNSGLGFMHFQVIMQHLQAEPGSWRVAFDPKDPQHTPRGLAIERPAVRQAVREAMLASVAAVKAAGLTKDSRWQDVQVASAGGLQTPIHGGPGELGIYNAIQSVPTANGKREVVSGTSYLQVVTFDDKGPQAQGLLAFSISSDPASPYSADQTQAFSKKQWSVLPFTEQQIKADPHYQALIIRERDEAGRVATQ
- a CDS encoding FecR family protein; the encoded protein is MTEHTLSEAEYDAITDAAAHWCMRLHAADCTQAERLAFKQWHDADPLHAFEYEAMLEIWAVADHLPRVESTAAPVPASRPRARPRWSRLAVAATVLALGLPLAAFTGWNLGWLPNSYQRFEAGASVRHITLGDGSQVELNLGSELVYANYKHERRVTLKKGEAFFDVSHDTRHPFIVRAAQGQVRVTGTRFNVWMYQDQVRVTLVEGSVWVTSNQALANNGTQLSPGMQASYKAGDYQAQVREIGPDDSSLAWRNGKLVLDDLALSDALPLINRYLEHPVMLADNSTGALRVGGIYNLNEVQNLVPSLPKVLPVYLTRNKDGNPVLNSIGQRPATN